A stretch of [Clostridium] innocuum DNA encodes these proteins:
- a CDS encoding ferrous iron transport protein A, producing MNCLKDAVLNEEVFVVDIEHTALMKRRLMDLGFVPGTGVTPVLESPSRDMRAYLIKGCKIALRSEDSERILVKGKEAAYAV from the coding sequence ATGAACTGTTTAAAAGATGCTGTTCTCAACGAAGAGGTTTTTGTGGTAGATATCGAGCATACAGCTTTGATGAAACGCAGGCTGATGGATCTTGGGTTCGTACCGGGCACTGGAGTGACACCGGTTTTGGAAAGTCCCAGCAGGGATATGCGTGCCTATCTGATCAAGGGCTGTAAAATCGCTTTACGCAGTGAAGACAGTGAGCGGATTCTGGTAAAAGGGAAGGAGGCTGCATATGCTGTTTGA
- a CDS encoding aldo/keto reductase encodes MEYRELNEEYQPSLLGFGCMRFPLDAQGKIDEAEAERMLDTAIAHGVKYIDTAFPYHHGDSEPFVGRVLKKYDRSSYYLTTKLPLWDLNTLEDAKAMFENQLKRLDVTYVDFYLLHAVDKAKWEKAKQLGILAYCEELKAQGKIRNFGFSFHDEYDVFEEILTYRKWDFCQIQYNYVDTQEQAGDRGYALAEKLGIPMVIMEPVKGGSLSKLPQDLASRLKEAAPNSSISSWALRWVASKPNVKVVLSGMSTMEQVLDNLSTFEDFKPLSVAEQGLIKEIAEEIKARTMNGCTGCAYCMPCPFGLDIPKNFRIWNEHAKYGNTEVARKRYFEEMKEEERSSQCKKCGKCEALCPQHIAIREDLAHMSSDMELLKSKAG; translated from the coding sequence ATGGAATACAGAGAGCTGAATGAGGAGTATCAGCCATCCCTGCTGGGATTTGGATGTATGCGTTTCCCGCTGGATGCACAGGGGAAGATTGATGAGGCGGAAGCTGAACGGATGCTGGATACCGCAATCGCACATGGTGTGAAGTATATCGATACAGCGTTTCCGTATCATCATGGAGATAGTGAACCGTTTGTAGGCCGTGTGCTGAAAAAATACGATAGAAGCAGCTACTATCTGACAACAAAGCTGCCGCTTTGGGATTTGAATACGCTGGAGGATGCGAAAGCGATGTTTGAAAATCAGCTGAAGCGCCTTGATGTAACGTATGTGGATTTTTATCTGCTCCATGCGGTAGATAAGGCGAAATGGGAAAAAGCAAAGCAGCTGGGCATTCTTGCATATTGTGAAGAATTAAAAGCGCAGGGAAAAATACGGAATTTCGGCTTTTCCTTTCATGATGAATACGACGTATTTGAAGAGATACTGACTTATCGCAAATGGGATTTTTGCCAGATACAGTATAATTATGTGGATACACAAGAGCAGGCCGGAGATCGCGGCTATGCCCTGGCTGAGAAACTGGGAATTCCGATGGTCATCATGGAGCCGGTGAAGGGCGGTTCGCTTTCCAAGCTGCCACAGGATCTTGCTTCACGCTTAAAGGAGGCTGCACCCAATAGCAGCATCTCCTCCTGGGCGCTTCGCTGGGTAGCCAGTAAGCCAAATGTTAAGGTGGTACTCAGTGGCATGTCCACCATGGAGCAGGTGCTCGATAACCTGTCAACCTTTGAAGATTTTAAACCGCTGAGCGTAGCGGAGCAGGGGTTGATTAAGGAAATCGCAGAAGAAATCAAGGCGAGAACGATGAACGGCTGTACAGGCTGTGCGTACTGTATGCCGTGTCCATTTGGTCTGGATATTCCAAAGAATTTCCGCATCTGGAATGAGCATGCAAAATATGGAAATACGGAAGTGGCAAGAAAACGTTATTTTGAAGAAATGAAGGAGGAAGAAAGAAGCAGCCAGTGTAAGAAATGCGGGAAATGTGAAGCACTGTGTCCACAGCATATCGCTATACGTGAGGATCTGGCACATATGAGCAGCGATATGGAGCTTCTTAAGAGCAAAGCTGGGTAA
- a CDS encoding homoserine O-succinyltransferase, whose translation MPINIPNGLPAKQILESEKIFALEEDVARKQDIRPLRIVILNLMPKKIETETQILRLISKSPLQVDIDFMMVSNHVSKNTSADHLLKFYDDFSTLKKNRYDCLIITGAPVEHLEFEDVDYWDELCEIMEWSKTHVYSTLHICWGAQAGLYYHYHIQKHLMKQKVFGIYPQTLCDEYNFLTNGFDEIHYTPHSRHTAIDEHALAKQEALEILSRSDVTGSNIVATGDFREIYILGHLEYGKETLAQEYFRDLSQGKEIQLPFNYFPEDDPQQEPVLTWRSHANLLYRNWLNYVYQMTPYDLQELSAYKQEHNVAAASV comes from the coding sequence ATATCCGCCCGCTGAGAATTGTTATCCTCAATCTGATGCCCAAAAAAATTGAAACGGAAACACAGATTCTGCGTCTGATATCCAAATCCCCATTACAGGTGGATATCGATTTTATGATGGTCAGCAATCATGTTTCCAAAAACACGAGTGCAGATCATCTGTTGAAGTTCTATGATGATTTTTCGACGCTGAAAAAGAACCGTTATGACTGTTTGATCATAACCGGTGCACCGGTGGAGCATCTGGAATTTGAGGATGTCGACTACTGGGACGAGCTATGTGAAATCATGGAATGGAGCAAAACTCATGTGTACTCCACGCTGCATATCTGCTGGGGTGCACAGGCAGGATTGTATTATCATTATCATATTCAGAAGCATTTGATGAAGCAGAAGGTATTTGGTATTTATCCGCAAACGTTATGTGATGAATACAATTTTCTGACAAATGGCTTTGATGAAATACATTACACTCCGCATTCCCGCCATACTGCCATTGATGAACATGCACTGGCTAAGCAGGAAGCCCTTGAAATTTTATCCCGCTCGGATGTAACCGGCAGCAATATTGTTGCGACCGGAGATTTCCGGGAAATTTATATCCTGGGGCATCTGGAATATGGCAAGGAAACACTGGCGCAGGAATATTTCCGCGATCTTTCGCAGGGTAAGGAAATTCAGCTTCCCTTTAATTATTTCCCTGAGGATGATCCACAGCAGGAGCCTGTTTTAACATGGCGTTCTCATGCAAATCTGTTGTATCGCAACTGGCTGAATTACGTATATCAGATGACACCGTATGACCTGCAGGAATTAAGTGCTTATAAACAAGAACATAACGTGGCTGCAGCGTCTGTATGA